A region from the Silene latifolia isolate original U9 population chromosome 7, ASM4854445v1, whole genome shotgun sequence genome encodes:
- the LOC141589731 gene encoding uncharacterized protein LOC141589731 → MSENSENNSLYSPFDDPLFFSPTDQPGLVLSSFLFDGSSFLQWQREVVAALLSKNKSGFLTGECSLPEKTDKKHNQWIRCDLLVKRWILSSIIPVLRENLQFAISSKALWTDIVEQYGQPNILEVYELKKDLGKITQDNSSLIEYYGKLKNIWENLDHMHPLPYCTCGAMNQCSCSMFKRLVERETQAKLLQLLMGLNSGYEHAQTNLLSMEPLPPINKALGMLQKVERQKHINDTVAEVSVETAAFASKKRGFQNAAHEAGNTSKRPRDDSDPDYKVCSHCKKEGYLIEEYHRLMTCTFCKDFGYQEVSPLDPAPDTAQVAQLSQYQSYISPHVNPDFFQGIIQSVTKSVLQQVFQGISELPSADSSDLKSSIHFAGMTPTSHIVDTGASVHITSNILLLHHVKVLAKPVYVGLPDGTIKLVHKTGQVYLNEHITLHDVLLIPDFKQNLLFVARLITATGLTVSFLKNKCVFQDPTSRTVADAQRIGNLYRLRVVFRNVVKPKVSVFNKTSCPSHCNVNAVGVSDVATIHSRFGHSSLEKLQDVHGLNLKGTKNFHCEICVYAKHHVLPFPRSVSYAATCFALIHVDVWGPYKVPSISGAKSFLTILDDHSRNTWTFLIQNKTQVPGLIKGFVAYVENQFDAKIKTIRSDNGSEFCQVVEVSTSKTGKHGHAKCHFVAIDIFTGKKLEDIVPSSHNCDVPHVNCVDYQLLDITEDGFVSLLTDNGDTKDDLKLPTDDALAKTVSIEAEISALQSQGVSFCIGAAREHYFERSATGSRESNNIDQDYSPGILPRLVSKNVETELRNKVLEDKVQRMEAFLQAKFGSDFDPNCDSNQFQNRDDFNDDGGSGNSTSIPTN, encoded by the exons ATGTCAGAAAATTCCGAAAATAACAGTCTTTACTCTCCTTTCGATGATCCGCTGTTCTTTTCTCCTACTGATCAGCCTGGTCTGGTCTTGTCCTCTTTCTTGTTCGATGGTAGCAGCTTTCTACAATGGCAACGAGAGGTTGTTGCTGCTCTGCTATCCAAGAACAAGAGTGGATTTCTTACTGGAGAATGTTCACTTCCTGAGAAAACTGATAAGAAACACAATCAGTGGATCAGGTGTGATCTGTTGGTCAAACGATGGATTCTCAGTTCTATCATTCCTGTTTTGCGTGAGAATTTACAGTTTGCAATTTCATCGAAAGCTTTATGGACTGACATAGTTGAGCAATATGGGCAGCCTAATATTCTTGAGGTGTATGAATTAAAAAAGGATCTTGGCAAAATTACTCAAGATAATTCATCCCTTATTGAATACTATGGTAAACTCAAGAACATTTGGGAAAATTTGGATCATATGCATCCTCTTCCTTACTGCACTTGTGGTGCTATGAATCAGTGTTCTTGTAGTATGTTCAAGCGTTTGGTTGAAAGAGAAACTCAAGCCAAATTGTTGCAGCTGTTAATGGGATTGAATTCAGGTTATGAGCATGCACAGACAAATTTGCTCTCTATGGAGCCACTGCCTCCCATCAACAAAGCCTTGGGTATGTTACAAAAGGTTGAGAGGCAGAAGCACATTAATGATACTGTTGCTGAGGTTTCTGTTGAGACAGCTGCTTTTGCTTCCAAGAAGAGGGGTTTTCAGAATGCTGCACATGAAGCTGGTAATACTAGCAAGCGTCCCAGAGATGATTCTGATCCAGACTATAAAGTTTGCTCTCACTGCAAAAAGGAGGGTTATCTCATTGAGGAATATCATAGGTTGATGACCTGTACATTCTGCAAA GATTTTGGTTATCAAGAAGTCTCTCCTCTTGACCCTGCACCTGATACTGCACAAGTTGCTCAGCTTTCTCAATATCAGTCCTATATTTCTCCTCATGTCAATCCAGATTTTTTTCAAGGAATTATTCAGTCAGTTACAAAATCTGTATTGCAGCAAGTTTTTCAGGGCATTTCTGAGCTTCCATCTGCTGATTCTTCTGACTTGAAATCCTCGATTCATTTTGCTGGTATGACTCCTACTTCTCAT ATAGTAGATACTGGGGCTTCTGTTCATATTACCTCTAACATTCTTTTGCTGCATCATGTTAAAGTTCTTGCTAAGCCAGTATATGTGGGTTTACCAGATGGCACTATTAAACTTGTGCACAAAACTGGTCAGGTTTATTTGAATGAGCACATAACCTTGCATGATGTTCTTCTTATACCAGATTTTAAACAAAATCTGTTATTTGTAGCTAGATTGATCACTGCTACTGGTTTAACTGTTTCCTTCTTAAAAAATAAATGTGTTTTTCAGGACCCTACAAGTAGGACAGTTGCTGATGCACAGAGGATTGGGAATCTCTATAGATTAAGAGTGGTGTTTAGAAATGTTGTTAAGCCAAAAGTTTCTGTTTTTAATAAAACTAGTTGTCCAAGTCATTGTAATGTCAATGCTGTTGGTGTGTCTGATGTAGCTACAATTCATTCTCGTTTTGGCCATAGTTCTTTAGAGAAATTACAGGATGTACATGGACTAAATTTGAAAGGAACAAAGAATTTTCATTGTGAAATCTGTGTTTATGCTAAacatcatgttttgccttttcctaGAAGTGTATCTTATGCTGCTACATGTTTTGCTTTGATACATGTTGATGTTTGGGGACCTTATAAGGTTCCATCAATTTCTGGAGCCAAGTCCTTTCTTACTATTCTAGATGATCACTCGAGGAACACCTGGACCTTTTTGATTCAGAATAAGACTCAAGTTCCTGGCCTAATAAAAGGTTTTGTTGCTTATGTTGAAAATCAATTTGATGCTAAAATTAAGACCATCAGATCTGATAATGGTTCAGAATTTTGTCAA GTGGTCGAGGTTTCTACATCCAAGACTGGTAAGCACGGTCATGCCAAGTGTCACTTTGTTGCTATTGACATTTTCACTGGAAAAAAGCTGGAAGATATTGTGCCTTCATCCCACAATTGTGAT GTTCCACATGTCAACTGTGTCGACTACCAGCTGCTTGATATAACTGAAGATGGTTTT GTGAGTTTGCTGACGGATAATGGTGACACTAAGGATGATCTGAAGCTTCCTACCGATGACGCCCTGGCCAAGACG GTATCTATTGAGGCAGAAATTAGTGCCCTTCAATCTCAAG GGGTTAGTTTTTGCATCGGAGCCGCACGCGAGCATTACTTTGAACGCTCGGCTACTGGAAGTAGAGAGTCCAACAATATCGACCAGGATTATTCGCCCGGAATACTACCTCGACTTGTGAGCAAGAATGTTGAAACTGAGCTCCGCAACAAAGTGCTCGAAGACAAAGTACAAAGAATGGAGGCGTTTCTACAAGCAAAGTTTGGGTCTGACTTTGACCCAAATTGTGATAGCAACCAGTTCCAAAATCGAGACGACTTCAATGATGATGGTGGAAGTGGCAACTCGACATCAATCCCAACTAATTAG